One genomic window of Streptomyces sp. WP-1 includes the following:
- a CDS encoding CCA tRNA nucleotidyltransferase, with product MPNPNEDTPSALSQAQQRAVTELLRVAPVADDLARRFQEAGFSLALVGGSVRDALLGRLGNDLDFTTDARPEDVLKIVRPWADAVWEVGIAFGTVGAHKGARVGDTDMTFQIEITTYRSEAYDRTSRKPEVSYGDSIEQDLVRRDFTVNAMAVALPEKEFIDPYGGLVDLAARVLRTPGTPEDSFSDDPLRMMRAARFAAQLDFEVAPEVVAAMTDMAGRIEIVSAERVRDELNKLILSDHPRKGLTLLVDTGLAAHVLPELPALRLESDEHHRHKDVYEHTLIVLEQAMALEENGPDLALRLSALLHDIGKPRTRRFEKDGRVSFHHHEVVGAKMTKKRMTALKYSNELVKDVSRLVELHLRFHGYGTGEWTDSAVRRYVRDAGPLLDRLHKLTRSDCTTRNKRKAATLSRAYDGLEERIAQLQEQEELDSIRPDLDGNQIMEILGVTPGPVIGKAYKHLLELRLENGPMEHEAAVAALKEWWAGQE from the coding sequence GTGCCGAACCCCAACGAAGACACTCCCTCCGCCCTGAGCCAGGCCCAGCAGCGCGCGGTCACCGAGCTGCTGCGGGTGGCGCCGGTCGCCGACGATCTCGCCCGCCGATTCCAGGAGGCGGGGTTCTCCCTCGCCCTGGTCGGCGGCTCGGTGCGCGACGCACTGCTCGGCCGGCTCGGCAACGATCTGGACTTCACCACCGATGCCCGTCCTGAGGACGTGCTGAAGATCGTCCGGCCCTGGGCCGACGCGGTCTGGGAGGTGGGGATCGCCTTCGGCACCGTCGGCGCGCACAAGGGCGCCCGGGTCGGGGACACCGACATGACCTTCCAGATCGAGATCACGACCTACCGGTCGGAGGCGTACGACCGCACCTCGCGCAAGCCCGAGGTCTCCTACGGCGACTCCATCGAGCAGGATCTGGTCCGCCGGGACTTCACGGTCAACGCGATGGCCGTGGCCCTGCCGGAGAAGGAGTTCATCGATCCGTACGGCGGTCTGGTGGACCTCGCGGCCCGGGTGCTGCGGACGCCGGGCACGCCGGAGGATTCCTTCTCGGACGATCCGCTGCGGATGATGCGGGCCGCCCGGTTCGCCGCCCAGCTGGACTTCGAGGTCGCTCCCGAGGTCGTCGCCGCCATGACGGACATGGCCGGGCGCATCGAGATCGTCTCGGCGGAGCGAGTCCGGGACGAGCTGAACAAGCTGATCCTCTCCGACCACCCGCGCAAGGGGCTGACCCTGCTCGTGGACACCGGGCTCGCCGCCCATGTGCTGCCCGAGCTGCCGGCGCTGCGCCTGGAGAGCGACGAGCACCACCGGCACAAGGACGTCTACGAGCACACGCTGATCGTTCTGGAACAGGCGATGGCGCTGGAGGAGAACGGTCCCGATCTCGCGCTGCGGCTGTCCGCGCTGCTGCACGACATCGGCAAGCCGCGCACCCGCCGCTTCGAGAAGGACGGCCGGGTCTCCTTCCACCACCACGAGGTGGTCGGCGCCAAGATGACCAAGAAGCGCATGACCGCCCTGAAGTACTCCAACGAGCTGGTGAAGGACGTCTCACGGCTGGTCGAACTCCATCTGCGCTTCCACGGCTACGGCACCGGGGAGTGGACGGACTCGGCGGTCCGCCGCTACGTCCGTGACGCGGGCCCGCTGCTGGACCGTCTGCACAAGCTGACCCGCTCCGATTGCACGACCCGCAACAAGCGGAAGGCGGCCACGCTGTCCCGGGCCTACGACGGCCTGGAGGAGCGCATCGCCCAGCTTCAGGAGCAGGAGGAGCTGGACTCGATCCGCCCGGACCTCGACGGCAACCAGATCATGGAGATCCTGGGCGTCACTCCCGGCCCGGTGATCGGCAAGGCGTACAAGCACCTGCTGGAGCTGCGCCTGGAGAACGGGCCGATGGAGCACGAGG